The following are encoded together in the Drosophila sechellia strain sech25 chromosome 3R, ASM438219v1, whole genome shotgun sequence genome:
- the LOC6620992 gene encoding ubiquitin-conjugating enzyme E2 4 — protein MAEQLLVNTTLPMAGRRLDRDVNRLMASGYRTTVDDDMTNLNVCLEGPLGSAYEGGIWTVNVTMPQDYPLTAPRVRFVTKILHPNIEFITGLVCMNVLKQAWSSSYDLVNIFETFLPQLLRHPNPHDSLNHQAAAIMKHSEKLFREHVILCMKTYAMPVNLPTRHLVEEGLEKRSSDLSLSDLLTDSDDDDVGNRNNDHIALPGSS, from the coding sequence ATGGCCGAGCAATTGCTGGTGAACACGACGTTGCCGATGGCGGGGCGCCGCCTGGACCGGGATGTTAACCGGCTGATGGCGTCGGGCTACCGCACCACCGTGGACGACGACATGACCAACCTGAATGTTTGCCTCGAGGGGCCACTGGGCAGTGCCTACGAGGGTGGCATTTGGACGGTAAATGTGACCATGCCGCAGGACTATCCGCTGACGGCGCCGCGCGTTCGCTTTGTCACCAAGATCCTGCACCCAAACATCGAATTCATCACGGGCCTGGTCTGCATGAATGTCCTTAAGCAGGCTTGGTCATCCAGCTATGACCTGGTCAACATATTCGAAACGTTTCTGCCCCAGCTGCTGCGTCACCCGAATCCGCACGACTCACTGAATCACCAGGCCGCCGCCATCATGAAACACTCGGAAAAACTCTTCCGCGAGCACGTTATCCTTTGCATGAAGACGTACGCCATGCCCGTCAACCTTCCGACGCGACATCTGGTGGAGGAGGGCCTCGAGAAACGCTCCTCGGATCTCAGTCTATCCGACCTGCTGACGGACTCGGATGATGACGATGTTGGAAACAGGAACAACGATCACATTGCCCTGCCAGGATCAAGCTAG